GATACTCGTCATAGAGCAGGGTGTTCTTGATGAGCTGGTTGGTCAGCGTCGAGCCGCCCTGCACCTCTTCGCCCTGCGCGATGCGCTGAAACTGCCGCGCGAGACCGTAGGGATCGAGGCCATAGTGCTCGAAAAAGCGCCGGTCCTCGTTGGCGATGAGTGCCCCGACCATGAACGGGCTGACCTCGTCGAGCCGGACGATGGTGCGGCTGATGACCTGATCGCCCACCTTGGGAATCAGGGTGCCGAGCGGCGTGTTGTCGCGGGCGTACACCTTCGACTCAGCCCCGAGCGAGCGCGTGAGGTTGTCGAGCTCGCGGTAGTCGGGCAGCTGCCGCGTCCACTGGGTCACGTAGGCCGCGCCGACGCCCGCGCCCGCAATCAGGGCCGCGACCACGAGCGAGGAGAGGAATTTGAGAAAACGCAGAAAAAAAATCAACGCCGGGCCTCCTGGGCGTAGGGCAAGCGGGGGAAGGGAGCAAGCTGCGGAGCGCGGGCACGGGGAGCACGGGCACAGGAAGTGCAGGCGGCTGCCGGCTCACGTCGACCGCTCCTGGCAAGGACCAGACGCGTCACGCCGGCCATGATAATGCGTTCTCCTGCCTTCACCGTGAGGGCTTCACCGTGAGAGCGCCCGGCACGGCCTGCCGCGCGACCTCTGCTCTAGGATGCCCCCATGATCGTGGTGAAGGTGGGCGGCAGCAGCGGAATCGATTACGACGCGGTGTGTAGGGACCTGGCAGGGCGCTGGAAAGCCGGCGAGCGGTTCGTTCTCGTGCACGGCGGCAGCGGCGAGACCAACCGCGTGGCCGAAGCGCTGGGGCACCCGCCGAAGTTCGTGACGAGCCCGAGCGGCTACACCTCGCGCTTTACCGACCGCGCCACCCTGGAGATTTTCGAGATGGTGTACTGCGGCAAGATGAACAAGGGCATCGTGGAGCGCCTTCAGCGCCTCGGCGTGAACGCAGTGGGCCTCTCCGGGCTCGATGGGCGCATCTTTGAGGGCAAGCACAAGGACTCGGTGCGTTCGGTGGAGGGCGGCAAGGTGAAGGTGCTGCGCGGCGACCATACCGGCACCGTCGAGAAGGTGAACACCGGGCTGATCGAACTGCTGCTCGGCGCGGGCTACCTGCCGGTCCTCACGCCCCCTGCCGCGAGCTACGAGGGCGTGGCGATCAATGTGGACGGCGACCGGGCCGCCGCCGCGCTGGCCGTCGCCCTGAAGGCCGAGGCGCTGCTGCTGCTCTCCAACGTGCCGGGGCTGCTGCGCGCCTACCCGGATGAAAGCAGCCTGATCCGCGAGATTCCGGCGGGCGACGTGGAGGCGTACCTCGACTTCGCCCAGGACCGCATGAAAAAGAAGGTGCTCGGCGCCGCCGAAGCGGTGGCCGGGGGCGTCGGGCGCGTGGTCTTCGGAGACGCCCGCGCCGGCGAGCCGGTGTCGGCGGCGCTCGCCGGGCAGGGCACGGTGGTGAGCTGAGGGGGTGTGAGAGAGAAAACCCTGGGCCAGATGGCCTATTTCACCTCTGACCTTGAAGCAGCAGCATGGGGCCATGAATCCGACGCCTGAGACCCACACGCCCGGCCTCCCCGGCCTGACCCTGCGTGAAGCCGGGCCGGACGACCTCGGGACCCTCGCCCACCTCCTGAGCGCGTCCAACCCCGACCATCCCCAGACGGCGCAGGGGCTCGCGCACCACCTCGGCGCGCTGCGTGAGCATCCGCTGCGGCCCCTCGTGCGCCACTGGCTTACCGAACGGGGTGGGGAGGCGCTGGGCCTCGCCGAACTCGTGCAGTACCCCGGCATGTTCCACCCGGACCGCTACCACGCCGACGTGCAGGTGCTGCCGGCAGCGCGTGGACGCGGCGTCGGCAGGTGGCTGACGGAGCACCTGGAGCGCGAGCTGGCGGCGCGCGGCGCCCGTGAGGTGCTTGCCGGCGCCTACGAGACGGCGGCGCCGGCGCTCGGCCTGCTGCGGCGCTCGGGCTTTGAGGAGGCGCTGCGGTATTTCGACAACGTGCTCGACCTCAGCGGGTTCGACGCGGCCCACTGGAGCGCCCAGGCAACGCTGCCGGCGGGGGTCCGGGCCGTGACCCTGGCCGACCTGAGCGCGCAGTGGGGTGAGGAGGCCGCACGCCGGGCGATGTTCGGGGCGGTCCGCGAGATCCGGGAAGATGTGCCGCGCCCCGGCGCCGCCACCGAGATTCGTTACGAGGACTTCGCGCACCGCCTGAGCGGCCCCGACTTCTTCCCGCAGGGCGTACTGCTCGCGGTGACGGAGCCTGAAGACCCCGCGACGCCAGGGGAAGTGGTGGCCCTCTCCGAACTCTTCCGCTCGGAGGCCGGCCCGCAGCGGCTCGATACTGGCCTGACCGGCACCCGGCGGGCGTGGCGGCGCCGGGGCCTCGCGCTCGCGCTCAAGGTGCGGGCGCTGGCGCTCGCCCGTGAACTCGGCGCCCGCGAGGTCTGGACCGGCAACGCCACGAGCAACGCACCGATGCTGAGCCTGAATACCCGCCTCGGCTTCCGGCCCCGCCCGGCGTGGATCGAGTTTCGCCGGGGCCAGGTGGAGGACTGAGGTTCCGTGCTGCTGAGCATCGACTGGGACGCCTTTTCCGGTACCCGCGAACTCGTCTTCGACGCGCCGATCTGGGGCACGCGCGACCGCGACTCTGACCGGTTGGAGGCGTGGCGTGAGCGGGCCAGAAAACGCGGCGCCCAGGCGGAAAGCGCAGGCTGGGCCGCGCTCGACGCCGATTTTCCCCTCTTCCCCGGCTGGGAGCGGCTGCGGGCCTACGCGGGCGTGCCGGCCTGGATCACCCTCAGCCACGCCGACGCCTGGGCTTGGCTGGAGCGCTTTCCCGGCGAGGACGTGCTCAACGTCGACTCGCACCACGACCTCGTGAGTTTCAGCGGCGACGGCGCGCGCCTGCGGCCCGGCAACTGGGCCGGGCTGGGGCTGCGCGCGGGCCTCATCCGGCGTTACACCTGCGCCTATCCCGCCTGGCACGCCGGATTGCCGGTTGCCGAGGGCTTCGACCTGGCGCGCACCTGGGAGGAGCTGACCCCGCGCCTCTCCCCGGAGCTGGCCGCGCGGGTGACGCTCGGGCGCGACCTGCCCTGGCCTGAGCCAAGTGAGGTGCGGGCGTTGCTGCTCGTGCAGTCACCGGCCTGGTGCAGTCCCGCGCACGACCCGGCGCTCTTCGCCCTCGGGCGGGCCTTGCAGGCCATCCCCTTGCACGCCCCTCTGTCGCGGCCCTGGCTGCCGGGGGACTGAGGCAGAAGGTGCAAAGGCCAGGGGAGCCGACCCATCCGGTCAGCTCCCCCTTGAACGGCGGCCTTGCAGGCCTCAGCCACCGATGCCGAGGACCACGTTCAGGCGCTCGTTTGCCGGTTTGGACTTGTCGTAGCTGCACTGCATGGTCGCCTGCCCGAGTGGGCGGCGGCTCTGGCGGTCTTCGCCTTCGATCGCGATCACGACCGGGGCGATCAGCCCGAGCTGTCCGCCGCCCACCGCCTGCACCCCCGACACGATGTCGCGGGGCTCAGCCTGGGTCTCCACCACGACATTCTCTCCCGTCCGTACCTGCCCGGACTGCCGCACCGCGTCCAGCAGAGGAATCTCCTGCCCGGGACCGGCGCTCAGTTGCAGCTCGGCGGGATCCTGGAGGCGGTCGCGGCACTCCTCGATGAACTTGTACTTGCTGATGCCGTACGTGTCGCGGTCACTGTAGAGCGGGTTGGTGCGGACCGCCGTGTAGGTCACGAAGCTCAGCAGCGCGACGGTCAGGGCGAGCACCACCCACAGCAGCAAGCGCCCCTTGCCCCCTCTCGCCGAAGACTGGTTCTGGTTACTCATGTCGCCCCAGCATAACCCAACCCCCCTCCCCTCTTCGTAGTTGTGCGTGCCCTGGGGCTCCCCTGCTCCTCACCCAGTTGCAGGGGGGCGAACCGCCGGGAGGGCAGCAACTGAGGGGGGGGTCAGCCCTGCGCCCCCAGCGACGAGCGTGTACACTCCAGCGCGTACCCGTGACCCCGTCTGCCCTGACCCTGCCCGATTTCCGCCTGCTGCGCCCACTCGGACGCGGCGACACCTCGCAGGTGAGCCTGGCTCAGGACCCCAGTGGGCGCGAGGTCGCCCTCAAGCTCCCGCTGCCCCACACCCTCGCGGTTCATGAAGCCGCTGAGCGCTTCGGCAACGAGGTGCGCCTCACGCTGCGGCTGCGTCACCCTCACCTCGTGCGGGGATACGCGGGCGTGCCGTTTGGGCCCGGCGCCTTTCTCGCGCTCGAGTATTACCCGGACGGGACCTTGAGTGAGGTGCTGTCGCAGCGGGGCAGCGCCCTGTCTCCACGCGGGCGGTTGCAGATTCTTGCTGATCTCGCCTCGGCGCTGACCTTTTTGCATGGGCTCGGAGCCGTTCACCAGGACGTCAAACCGCAGAACGTGTATGTCGCCGGAGGGCGCGCGGCCCTGGGCGACCTCGGCAGCGCTTATTTCGCTACCCAGGGCAGCAAGGTGAGCGGCAGCCCCTACTATATGGCTCCCGAGATCTACCACGGAGAGGCGAGCAGCGGCGCAAGCGACGTCTACAGCTTGGCCATAACCGCCTACGAGCTGCTGACCGGTGCCCGCCCCTTCGGAGGCCGTTCCTACGAGGAGCTGATGGTGGCGCACCTTACGCGCTTTCCCACCCCGCTCGCCCACACCTGCCCCGACTTGCCGCGCCCGTTGACCCGGCTGATCGAGCAGGCGTTTGCCAAGGGCGCCCAGGACCGCCCACCCGCCGCCGAACTGCGCCGGGCGCTGCTCCTCAGCCTGGGCGAGCCGCCAGAAGAGGAGGCCCCGCTGGCTCCGGCGGGGCCCGACCCGGCCGAGGCACGGCCCACCGGGCGCCATACCCCCAAGCCGGAGCCTGCCGCGACACCGCCCGCTGCGGAGTCGGCTCCTTCAGGCCGCAGGTGGAATCCTTTCAAGCGGCGTCACGGGCGCTGACCCACGCCTCCCCCGAGGCCCAGGCGTCCGGCAGCGCTCCGGATGTTCACTGCCCCGTCGTTTTTGCTGCCCGCCTCTGGATCTCGTCCGGCATGGCCCCGATTCCAGGCTGGGTCGAGCAGGCACCGACCTGAGGTTCCATCGACCCCATCCCGTTCCGCTCGCTCCGCTCTGCTTCGCCGCTGTGACCCGTCGACCCTCGTCTCAGCCCAGCTTCTTGAGCATCTGGCGCGCCGCTCGCAGGTGATAGGCCGCGCCGTCCAGGGTCCCTGGCATTCGCAGGAAGACGAGCACTTCATCGTGAGCGCTCTGCACGTGCCCGCGCAGCTCAGCCCACCGGACCTCGTTTACCTGAGCGGGCAGGCAACGGCCCACCCCGTCATGGGACCCACGGTCCCCGTCCCGCTCACAGGGAACGATCAGAGTCGCCCGCCGGCCGTGGTTGCTCTTTCCCGGCGGCCGTGCCGTCGAGAAACGCCGCGCCTCCTTCCGGCGCTCCACCGTCTACCGCCTCAGTCAGCACACCGAGCCGCTCATGTCGCCAGGTGGGCGCGGCTGAATTCACAGACTGCGTCATGGCTCAACGTGCGCCCGGCGGACGCCTGCGCCTATTGGCCCCGGCGCATGTCCAAGCTCAGCCCTCCGTGTAGGCCCCGAGCGCGCGGAACCGGGCCGAGCGGTGCGCCTTGAGCGCTTCAGGCGAGAGAGTGGCGAGGTCGTCGAGGTGCCGACTGATCACCGGCCCGAGCAGCTCGGCCGCCCGGTCCATATCGACGTGCGCGCCGCCCGCCGGCTCGGGAATGACCTCTTCCACGATGCCGAGTTCGAG
The DNA window shown above is from Deinococcus reticulitermitis and carries:
- a CDS encoding [LysW]-aminoadipate kinase; translated protein: MIVVKVGGSSGIDYDAVCRDLAGRWKAGERFVLVHGGSGETNRVAEALGHPPKFVTSPSGYTSRFTDRATLEIFEMVYCGKMNKGIVERLQRLGVNAVGLSGLDGRIFEGKHKDSVRSVEGGKVKVLRGDHTGTVEKVNTGLIELLLGAGYLPVLTPPAASYEGVAINVDGDRAAAALAVALKAEALLLLSNVPGLLRAYPDESSLIREIPAGDVEAYLDFAQDRMKKKVLGAAEAVAGGVGRVVFGDARAGEPVSAALAGQGTVVS
- a CDS encoding GNAT family N-acetyltransferase, with translation MNPTPETHTPGLPGLTLREAGPDDLGTLAHLLSASNPDHPQTAQGLAHHLGALREHPLRPLVRHWLTERGGEALGLAELVQYPGMFHPDRYHADVQVLPAARGRGVGRWLTEHLERELAARGAREVLAGAYETAAPALGLLRRSGFEEALRYFDNVLDLSGFDAAHWSAQATLPAGVRAVTLADLSAQWGEEAARRAMFGAVREIREDVPRPGAATEIRYEDFAHRLSGPDFFPQGVLLAVTEPEDPATPGEVVALSELFRSEAGPQRLDTGLTGTRRAWRRRGLALALKVRALALARELGAREVWTGNATSNAPMLSLNTRLGFRPRPAWIEFRRGQVED
- a CDS encoding arginase, whose product is MLLSIDWDAFSGTRELVFDAPIWGTRDRDSDRLEAWRERARKRGAQAESAGWAALDADFPLFPGWERLRAYAGVPAWITLSHADAWAWLERFPGEDVLNVDSHHDLVSFSGDGARLRPGNWAGLGLRAGLIRRYTCAYPAWHAGLPVAEGFDLARTWEELTPRLSPELAARVTLGRDLPWPEPSEVRALLLVQSPAWCSPAHDPALFALGRALQAIPLHAPLSRPWLPGD
- a CDS encoding serine/threonine-protein kinase, which translates into the protein MTPSALTLPDFRLLRPLGRGDTSQVSLAQDPSGREVALKLPLPHTLAVHEAAERFGNEVRLTLRLRHPHLVRGYAGVPFGPGAFLALEYYPDGTLSEVLSQRGSALSPRGRLQILADLASALTFLHGLGAVHQDVKPQNVYVAGGRAALGDLGSAYFATQGSKVSGSPYYMAPEIYHGEASSGASDVYSLAITAYELLTGARPFGGRSYEELMVAHLTRFPTPLAHTCPDLPRPLTRLIEQAFAKGAQDRPPAAELRRALLLSLGEPPEEEAPLAPAGPDPAEARPTGRHTPKPEPAATPPAAESAPSGRRWNPFKRRHGR